GCAACGCCGCGGCTGTTGAGGTTCTATGACGAAAGTGAGCCGTGGCCCGACCCGATACTGTCGCAGGCCCGTTCGGATCTCAGTTGCTACTACGAGGCTGAACTCGGAGAACCATTCACCACCGCCGGAATGTGCCTCTATCGCGATGGGCGCGACTCCGTCAGCTGGCACGGCGATCGGGTCGGACGGGCGTCGCACCAGGACACGATGGTGGCGATCGTCTCGATCGGCGCGCCACGAGCGCTGCTACTGCGCCCGCTCGGCGGCGGCGGCGGCGGCGGCGGCGGAAAGACTGTCCGGCACGTCCTTGGCCACGGTGATCTACTGGTGATGGGCGGGTCCTGCCAACGCACCTGGGAGCATGCCATCCCCAAGACCGCGGGCCGGGTCGGACCGCGGATCAGCATCCAGTTCCGCCCACGCGGCATCCGCTGACCCACCACTCCCAGGGACTCTCTGGCTCAAAGAAGGCCGCTCGGGTTGCAACTTTCTGTGAGGGACGCGCAATTGCAGCACCTTCAGCAAAAGATGCAACCACTGGATGTACGGGGTCCTGCCGGCCGACGCTCGGCGGTCACAGTCGTGCTGCGACCAGCACCCGGTCAGCGACGTCAGACGAGGTCAGGGAGGACGTGCAGGATGCCGTGGCCGAGCGCGCGAATCCCCGATGAGATCTCGTGCCAGTAACTCAGCGTGAGAACGCTTTGGACTGCGACCGGATGCTGGCCGGTGAACTGCATCAACTCGTCGGCGACCAGCGGCGTCAACGCGCGCCATGGAGCCAGCTGCTGGAAGTCGGTGACCTCGTGATCGGTGAGATTGTTCGCCACCATGTAGCCGACCCACTCGGGGTCGAACATCCGCAGCCTGGAATCTTTCGCAGTCAGCAGCGTCGCCACGGTCGTCTTGCCGACGCCGAAGGTCCCGTTCAGCCACACGATCATGACGTGCTCATGGCCACCGAGGACGGGCCATGGATCACCAGAGAGCGTCGATACTTCGCGTGTCCACCGACGTGCCTCATACGGGGTAGCCGACGAGCCAGAGCAGCGAGCGCTATCTCCAGCTCAAGTCGCGCGAGTGGTGAACCCAGGCAGTAGTGGATCCCGGCCGAGAACGCCAGGTGCTCGGAGGCGTTCGCACGGGTGATGTCGAACTGCTCGGGGCGCTCGAAGACCTTCGGATCACGGCCCGCCCCGCCGAGCCGCAATTGCACGAACTGTTCCCTGGCAATCCGCTCCCCT
This portion of the Dermatophilaceae bacterium Sec6.4 genome encodes:
- a CDS encoding alpha-ketoglutarate-dependent dioxygenase AlkB, producing the protein MTFALQGSLLDQVEHIGLRSLSTGMRRTQLTQGAWVDVRPGWLTGADELFTRLCPGGSADVDWRSERRVMWERDVATPRLLRFYDESEPWPDPILSQARSDLSCYYEAELGEPFTTAGMCLYRDGRDSVSWHGDRVGRASHQDTMVAIVSIGAPRALLLRPLGGGGGGGGGKTVRHVLGHGDLLVMGGSCQRTWEHAIPKTAGRVGPRISIQFRPRGIR